In Rutidosis leptorrhynchoides isolate AG116_Rl617_1_P2 chromosome 2, CSIRO_AGI_Rlap_v1, whole genome shotgun sequence, one genomic interval encodes:
- the LOC139891071 gene encoding gamma-glutamyl hydrolase 2-like isoform X1 has translation MPEPNVNLGPIIGILSHPSDGASGRLNNSTNVSYIAASYVKFVESAGARVIPLIYNEHPETLQTKLNLVNGVLFTGGWAKKGLYTEVVEAIFKQVLKKNDAGDHFPLFAICLGFELITMIISKDDNILERFSGSHHASTLQLVKNVNIEETMFQRFSTDLLAKLSTDRLVMHHHKYGISPKRFQGNVNLSNFFKILTTSTDKDNKVYVSTVHSHIYPVTAVQWHPPREKCF, from the exons ATGCCGGAGCCGAATGTGAATTTGGGTCCGATCATCGGAATATTGAGCCATCCAAGCGACGGTGCTTCCGGTAGACTTAATAACTCAACAAATGTTTCATATATAGCTGCTTCTTATGTCAAGTTCGTTGAATCTGCGGGTGCTAGAGTTATTCCACTCATTTATAACGAACATCCAGAGACTCTTCAAACT AAGCTTAATCTGGTGAATGGAGTGCTTTTCACTGGTGGATGGGCTAAGAAAGGGTTATATACTGAAGTTGTTGAGGCTATTTTTAAG CAAGTCCTGAAGAAGAATGATGCAGGAGACCATTTTCCTTTATTTGCCATTTGCTTAGGTTTTGAACTCATAACTATGATCATCAGCAAA GATGATAATATACTTGAAAGGTTTAGCGGATCACATCATGCATCTACACTTCAATTAGTGAAAAATGTTAACATCGAAGAAACTATGTTTCAAAG ATTTTCGACTGATTTGCTTGCAAAGTTAAGTACCGATCGCCTGGTTATGCACCACCATAAA TATGGTATATCGCCAAAAAGATTTCAAGGAAATGTTAACTTGTCCAATTTCTTTAAGATTTTGACAACTAGTACCGATAAAGATAACAAG GTTTATGTATCAACAGTTCACTCACACATTTATCCAGTGACTGCAGTCCAATGGCACCCACCCAGAG AAAAATGCTTTTGA
- the LOC139891071 gene encoding gamma-glutamyl hydrolase 2-like isoform X2: MPEPNVNLGPIIGILSHPSDGASGRLNNSTNVSYIAASYVKFVESAGARVIPLIYNEHPETLQTKLNLVNGVLFTGGWAKKGLYTEVVEAIFKQVLKKNDAGDHFPLFAICLGFELITMIISKDDNILERFSGSHHASTLQLVKNVNIEETMFQRFSTDLLAKLSTDRLVMHHHKYGISPKRFQGNVNLSNFFKILTTSTDKDNKFTHTFIQ; the protein is encoded by the exons ATGCCGGAGCCGAATGTGAATTTGGGTCCGATCATCGGAATATTGAGCCATCCAAGCGACGGTGCTTCCGGTAGACTTAATAACTCAACAAATGTTTCATATATAGCTGCTTCTTATGTCAAGTTCGTTGAATCTGCGGGTGCTAGAGTTATTCCACTCATTTATAACGAACATCCAGAGACTCTTCAAACT AAGCTTAATCTGGTGAATGGAGTGCTTTTCACTGGTGGATGGGCTAAGAAAGGGTTATATACTGAAGTTGTTGAGGCTATTTTTAAG CAAGTCCTGAAGAAGAATGATGCAGGAGACCATTTTCCTTTATTTGCCATTTGCTTAGGTTTTGAACTCATAACTATGATCATCAGCAAA GATGATAATATACTTGAAAGGTTTAGCGGATCACATCATGCATCTACACTTCAATTAGTGAAAAATGTTAACATCGAAGAAACTATGTTTCAAAG ATTTTCGACTGATTTGCTTGCAAAGTTAAGTACCGATCGCCTGGTTATGCACCACCATAAA TATGGTATATCGCCAAAAAGATTTCAAGGAAATGTTAACTTGTCCAATTTCTTTAAGATTTTGACAACTAGTACCGATAAAGATAACAAG TTCACTCACACATTTATCCAGTGA